In the Bacteroidia bacterium genome, one interval contains:
- a CDS encoding transposase has translation FSLQEPEEYKIMVLDNGAFHKAKKLIIPKNIFLLFLPPYSPELNPAEKIWQHIKRKFTNKHFENLEQISTFFDQAIKNLSPQMVMSICTFKYMNIDTFWSN, from the coding sequence TTTTCATTGCAAGAGCCTGAAGAATACAAAATAATGGTTTTGGATAATGGTGCATTCCACAAGGCAAAAAAACTAATCATTCCAAAAAATATCTTCCTATTATTTCTACCTCCTTACAGCCCAGAGTTAAACCCTGCTGAAAAGATATGGCAACATATCAAAAGAAAGTTTACCAATAAACATTTCGAAAATTTAGAACAAATCAGCACATTCTTTGACCAAGCAATAAAGAACCTAAGCCCTCAAATGGTAATGTCTATATGCACATTCAAATATATGAATATAGATACATTTTGGTCTAATTAA